The Rhodopseudomonas palustris genome window below encodes:
- a CDS encoding ABC transporter ATP-binding protein: protein MLVLDGVDKTYPAGVHALQSFSARINLGEIVAVIGGSGCGKSTLLRAIAGLDRASAGTIMLDGEIITAPHPKIGIIFQEPRLLPWLSVADNIGFGLERLPRPDRHARVAAALARVGLADKAKAWPRELSGGQAQRVAIARALVPQPEVILLDEPFSALDAFTRTDLQDHLLDLWADTRPTLILVTHDVEEAVALADRVLVMRPRPGRLFEEIRTDLPRPRDRSSAAFENIKHAVLHSLDRSLQRTGRRDDDLLVEGAGI, encoded by the coding sequence ATGCTGGTGCTCGACGGCGTCGACAAGACCTACCCCGCCGGCGTTCACGCCCTGCAATCGTTCTCCGCGAGGATCAATCTCGGCGAGATCGTCGCGGTGATCGGCGGCTCGGGCTGCGGCAAGTCGACTTTGCTGCGGGCGATCGCCGGTCTCGATCGGGCGAGCGCCGGCACCATCATGCTGGACGGTGAAATCATCACGGCGCCGCATCCTAAGATCGGCATCATTTTTCAGGAACCACGGCTGCTGCCGTGGCTGAGCGTCGCGGACAATATCGGCTTTGGTCTTGAACGGCTGCCGCGACCGGACCGTCACGCGCGCGTCGCCGCCGCGCTTGCCCGAGTGGGACTGGCCGACAAGGCGAAAGCGTGGCCGCGCGAACTGTCCGGCGGCCAGGCCCAGCGCGTGGCGATCGCACGGGCGCTGGTGCCGCAACCGGAGGTCATTCTGCTCGACGAGCCCTTCTCGGCACTCGACGCTTTCACCCGCACCGATCTGCAGGATCACCTGCTCGATCTGTGGGCAGATACGCGGCCGACGCTGATCCTGGTGACCCACGACGTCGAGGAGGCCGTGGCGCTCGCCGACCGTGTCCTGGTGATGCGGCCGAGGCCGGGACGATTATTTGAAGAAATCCGAACCGATCTGCCGCGTCCACGCGACCGCAGCTCGGCGGCTTTCGAAAACATCAAGCACGCCGTGCTGCATTCACTCGATCGGTCGCTGCAGCGCACCGGACGCCGGGACGACGATTTGCTCGTCGAAGGCGCCGGGATATAA